In Syntrophorhabdaceae bacterium, the genomic stretch TATCGAAAAGCACTATGGCTGTGGTGAGTGCGCCCGGACCGGTCAAAAGAGGGATGGCAAGGGGAACGACCGTTATTTCGTCTATTTCCGAACTGGTTTGTTCCTCGTCGGTGGAGGACTGGGTCCTTGTCTTGAGTCCCAGCAGCATCTCGATTGAAATGATCATCAGCAAGATACCGCCGGCAATCGTGAAAGAAAACATGTCGATGCCCAGGAGACGAAAGAACAGGTTACCTGTCACGGTCACTATGAGCAGGGTAATCGCGGCTATGATCGCGGCCTTTTTCATCATGGCCGTCTTCTCAGCTTCATCGAAT encodes the following:
- a CDS encoding MarC family protein, which codes for MKSNSITFFLQSFVSLFVIVNAIGNVPLFVTLLERFDEAEKTAMMKKAAIIAAITLLIVTVTGNLFFRLLGIDMFSFTIAGGILLMIISIEMLLGLKTRTQSSTDEEQTSSEIDEITVVPLAIPLLTGPGALTTAIVLFDKAGNIQNRIILLGTIVLVFVISYIILAKSKPILSFLGKTGTRVARRIMGLMLLSIAVQFIIKGIIDAF